The DNA window ATGGCGCGATATCGCCCGGCAGCGGGGTTCAGTATAACCACCATATCCGCAGGTGTCATACTGATGCTTACGCCCTGCGGGATATTTCCTCCTTCTGTAGAAGGGAACACGCGATGTGGTGACGAAAGTTGCAGGCGAGCAATGGAATGATGTTTTGGGGTATCCTGCAGAAAGGTCTTGTGGACACATCAGTGCGAGGAGGCAACAGGAAATTCGTTGAGAGTGCTGTTTCTCGGTACAGCGGCAGCAGAAGGCGTGCCGGGGCTGTTTTGTGGATGTGAGGTGTGTCGTATTGCGCGTGAGCGAGGTGGTAAGGACCTGCGTACGCGCAGCTCCATATTCATCGATAACACCCTGAAGATTGACCTGCCGCCGGATACATTGCACCACGTGCTGGCTTACCGTTTAGACCTGTCGCGGTTGCAGCATCTTCTCATCACACATACCCATGAGGACCATCTCGCACTACATGAGCTGACCTACCTGCTACCGGCTTTTGCCCGTCGCGACTTGCCTCTGACGATTTACGGCAGCGATGGACTGGCGCGTGCGCTGAGCTACGCCTCGGACGAGGTGCGCAGTGCACTGGACGTGCGGGTGCTCCAGCCCTTCGCCCCATACGAGGTAGACCGTTACACGGCGATATCTGTACTGGCACACCACCGCGAGGACGAGCAGTGTTTCAACTACATTGTCTCCGATGGCGAGAAAACGCTGCTGTATATGTGCGATACAGGCTGGTATCGCGATGCGACATGGCGTTGTCTGTCGGGGGTGCGTCTGGATGCGGTGATTGCGGAATGCACGAAAGCGTTTGTGGAGGCACCTTACGATACGCACCTGGGGCTAAGTGAAGTGCTTCAACTGAAGGCTCGCCTGCTGTCCATGGGGACGGCGCACGCCAACACGCGCTGGGCAGTTACTCATTTTTCGCACAACGGCAAACCGCTGCACGAGGAACTGGAAGCCTTCTGCCGACCGCACGGAATAGAGGTTGCGTACGACGGATGGGAGATGGCACTCTAGGACGCAGAGATGCGTAAGGATAATATGCAGTGTTGCCGAGTAAAAAGCAGGATGTTGGATGGCGCAGCCAGTAACGAAAAGAACGGTGTGAGCGTCTAAAGAACGCGCAGCAGGAGGGAAATTGGTGCATGGCGAAAAGGAATAAACACACGCTCCGTCGCATTTATACTGGGAGGGAAATCGTTGACAGCCCCCTGGCGACCTGCTACAATAGGTTGCACAGGGGAGGAGGAGATTAAGGAATGGCACGTGCCCGAAAAGTGACAGGACCCATCGTGGGGTTGGATGTAGGCACCACCCTGATGAAGGTGGCAGAGGTACGTCCTACTAAAGAGGGTGTGCAGATTAACGCGGTAGGCGTCGCTCCGACACCGGAAGGGGTGATTGACGAAAGCGGCTATATCCAGGACCCGCAGGCTCTTGGTCAAGCCATTCGGCAATTGCTCACCCAGGCAGGCATTGCTACCAAGCAGGTAGTTACCTCGGTGCCGGGACAAAGCGGGCTGGTCGTGCGCGTGATCGAAATGCCCAAGATGACCCCCGCTGAGCTGGACAAGTCGATGGCATGGGAGGTGGAGAGACACATTCCCTTTGCCGCTCAGGGCGATGTAGTGACGGACTATGCGGTGATAGAACGCCCCGATTCCGACCCCAATGACCCCAACATGGAGGTACTGCTTGCCGCGGCACAGCAGGACGTGGTGGATGCTGTCGTCAAGGCGCTGTTTGCCGCTCAGCTCGACCCCGTAGCCATCGATGTTCAGGTGCTGGCGACCGCTCGCACCATTATCGGTCTGCAACCCGAAAAGTATCAGGACAAAACAGTAGTGCTTCTCAATGTGGGGGCAACTGCCACCGATATGGGGGTATTTGCGGGCAAAGTATTGCGTCTGCCGCGCACCATTCCCATCGCGGGTAACCACTTCACTCAGGCCATCGTGGATTCGCTGGCGTATCGGGTGGAGGGTACCGACCCGCGGGAGCGTTTTGCTCACGCAGAGAAACTGAAGCGGGAATACGCGGCGGTACTGCTGGAGCGGCTTGGTCCATCTGGAGCGGCTCCTACGTACGGAACCGAGTTTGGTGCGCCCACAGGCATGATTGACTTCTCGCAGCCGCCCTCGGCTGGTATGGTGGACTTCTCATCGGGTTTTGGGGAGCCAACCTTTGATGTGGAAGAGGAAAAGCCAGCCGAACCTTCGCAGGAGCAACCTGCAGAGCCTGCAACCCCTGCTCCCGTAGAGCCGGAGGAAACAGACCCCCTGCGTATCGAAGTGTTTGACGCGATTGCTCCTGTTCTGGGAGACTTTCTTGCGGAAGTGCGCCGTTCGCTGGAGTTCTACCGGGGACGGGTGCAGGGTGCGCGCATTGATGAAATCGTGCTGTGCGGTGGCACAGCCCGGATGAAGAACCTGGACAAGTTTTTGGCACAGGAGCTGGGCATACCGGTCAGCGTCGCAGACCCGTTGACCCATCAGGAGGCTCTGGTGCGCCGTTACACCATGCCCTATCTGCAAGAGGTGGCGCCGCTACTGCCGGTCGCCATTGGCTTGGCAATCCGGGATATGATTGACTAGGCATCCGGAGGGAGTGAACCATGTTGAAATTGAACCTGTTACCATCCAACATCTACGAACCGCGTAAAAAGCGAGCGTGGTTTGCGGTGTTCGTGGTGGTATGGCTCGCCTTGGCGGGGGGGCTGATTGCCTGGCAGCTGAGCCTTGTCAACCTCAAGTCGCAAAAGTCGGAAGAACTGCAGCAGCAAGAGGCTATCGTCAGGCAGGTGGAGCAAACCGAACAGGAAGCGCGAAATACCAAAGCGCTGGTGGCTCCGCTGCTCACCCGCGCGCAGCTGGCCGACGAGATATTTCGCGCCAACAAGCAGTACCCCAAGCTGTATCGTGAGGTGCGCCGGTGGACCATCGACAGCGTGCGATACGGCAGTTTGGGCGTGGCACAGGGGATAACCCTGCAGGCACAGGCAGTTACCCGCGACCTGGACGAAATGGCTCGCTACCTGCAGGTGATGCTGCAGTGCCCGCTGTTTACCGGCGTGAGCATCTCGTGGAGCGCTGCAGGCGGCGCCACCACCGGCACTGCTGCCCGTCCGGGCGGTTTCGGCGGTATGGGCGGGCCGCCCTTCGGAGGAGCCTATGGTGCACCCACGACGCCTTACGCGGGAATGTATGGCGCTCCTACCGGAGTACCGGGTACGCCAGGTGGATTGCCCGGTGCGGCGGCCAGCAGCACGGCGCAACAAGCCCAGCAGGGTGTCGTGTTTACGGTGGTGGCAACCCTGCGTGAGCCGCTGATAAATCAGGTTCAGCAACTGGTGCAGCAGCTCATGGCCTCGTTGGGTGGCGTCGGCGTGCCGGGCATGACTGGCGGCATGGGCGCGGGCATGGGATTGCCAGGCGCTCCCATGATGGGTCCCCCCGGCATGACGGGTCCGATGATGGGACCGCCTATGATGGGCCCCACAGGAGGCTCCAGACCACCGATGATGGGCGCACCGACCATGGGCGCTCCGGGAATGGCAGGCCCGATGGGTGCTCCACCCGGTATGGGTGGACCTGCAGCTGGGCGTGGTATGATTGTGGACTAAGGAGGGGCAGGGGATGCTTTCGAAGCTCACTTTGCAAAACGTAGTTGTGATAGGCATCGTGGTGGCGGTGGTCATCGCGTCGGGCATCTTCTTCGTGCTGATACGCCCCACGCAGGCTGAAATCAAGAACCTGGACACGCAGATAGAGGCTGCCAGCCAGCGGGCGGCACAACTCCCTGCGGCAAAGAAGCAGCTGGAAGATGCCAAGAAAGAGGTGGAAGAGGCACGGCTGAAGTGGGCGCGATATGAGCGTTCC is part of the Bacillota bacterium genome and encodes:
- the pilM gene encoding type IV pilus assembly protein PilM, with the translated sequence MARARKVTGPIVGLDVGTTLMKVAEVRPTKEGVQINAVGVAPTPEGVIDESGYIQDPQALGQAIRQLLTQAGIATKQVVTSVPGQSGLVVRVIEMPKMTPAELDKSMAWEVERHIPFAAQGDVVTDYAVIERPDSDPNDPNMEVLLAAAQQDVVDAVVKALFAAQLDPVAIDVQVLATARTIIGLQPEKYQDKTVVLLNVGATATDMGVFAGKVLRLPRTIPIAGNHFTQAIVDSLAYRVEGTDPRERFAHAEKLKREYAAVLLERLGPSGAAPTYGTEFGAPTGMIDFSQPPSAGMVDFSSGFGEPTFDVEEEKPAEPSQEQPAEPATPAPVEPEETDPLRIEVFDAIAPVLGDFLAEVRRSLEFYRGRVQGARIDEIVLCGGTARMKNLDKFLAQELGIPVSVADPLTHQEALVRRYTMPYLQEVAPLLPVAIGLAIRDMID